The following are encoded in a window of bacterium genomic DNA:
- a CDS encoding PDZ domain-containing protein — MYRIGVFLLALLFGISHVEAREQIRTIGTQLFEAVSDDEPPTLLDLIVIGVACGSSAAAAGLEIGDSIIEINGHEILQKEISAYLRAAHEVESTEKAVLKVKRPSGIVRTVTLVPTLHDDEFKCGKLLQDS; from the coding sequence ATGTATCGCATCGGAGTATTCCTGCTCGCGCTGCTCTTCGGCATCTCGCATGTCGAGGCGCGTGAACAGATACGGACTATCGGCACACAGCTTTTTGAGGCGGTCTCAGACGACGAACCGCCGACGCTTCTTGATCTCATCGTGATCGGCGTCGCCTGCGGCAGCTCAGCTGCTGCGGCCGGTCTCGAGATCGGGGATAGCATCATCGAGATCAACGGACACGAGATCCTGCAGAAGGAGATCTCGGCATACCTGCGTGCAGCACACGAGGTCGAATCGACCGAGAAGGCAGTGTTGAAGGTCAAACGACCGAGCGGCATCGTGCGCACGGTCACGCTCGTGCCGACACTCCATGACGATGAATTCAAATGCGGGAAACTGCTGCAGGATTCATAA